In Serratia liquefaciens ATCC 27592, the genomic stretch GCCGAACTGCTTGAGCATCCGGAGGGCACATTGCTGGTGGAAAACCACTGCCCCATCGGCGTAGCGGCCACCGCCTGCAGCAGCCTGTGCAACTCGGAGCTGCAGCTGTTTCACCGCCTGTTTGGCCATGGCTATCGTATAGAGCGCACTGCGCATGCTATTTCCGGCTCACGACATTGCGCTTATTTGATTCGACCATTGGAGCTTTAGAGTATGGCTGATTGGGTTAATGGCAAGGTTACGCAAGTCAAACAATGGACCGACGGGCTGTTCAGCATTATCGTCGACGCCCCCATAGATCCCTTTATTGCCGGGCAGTTTGCCAAGCTGGCGCTGGAAGTTGACGGCGAACGCGTGCAGCGCGCCTATTCTTACGTCAACGCCCCCAGCGATCCGAATCTGGAGTTTTACCTGGTTACCGTGCCGGAAGGCAAACTGAGCCCACGGCTCAATCAGCTACGGCCGGGTTCGGACGTGATGGTAACCAAAGAGGCCGCCGGATTTTTCGTTCTGGACGAGGTGCCGGAATGCGACACCCTGTGGATGTTGGCCACCGGTACCGCCATCGGCCCTTACCTGTCGATTCTGCAGGAAGGCAAAGGCCTGGAGCGCTTCAAAAACCTGGTGCTGGTGCATGCCGCACGCTTTGCGCGCGATCTCAGCTACCTGCCGCTGATGCAGCAGTTGCAACAGCGTTACAATGGCAAACTGCGCATTCAAACCATCGTCAGCCGTGAAGAAGTCCCCGGCTCGCTGACGGGACGCGTACCCGCGCTGATTGAGGATGGCCGGCTGGAAGCAGCGGTAGGCTTGACCCTCGACGCCGAAACTGACCACGTCATGCTGTGCGGTAACCCGCAAATGGTGCGCGATACCCAGCAAACGCTGAAAGATCAGCGCCAGATGCGCAAGCACCTGCGCCGCAAACCGGGCCATATCACCAGCGAACACTATTGGTAATTGATAGCCTCTGGTTTTAATCCGCGCCGAACTTGACGGGTTTGGCCGGCGGACCAAAACGATTATCCTCGGGCGTGCCGACAAACGCGCCCAAATCGATCATCATCATCACAATGATCAGCGTCGGGATAAAACGCCCCACGCCCCACTGCCAAACCGGCGCCAGCATTTGCCAGTTACCCGCCGCCAGCAGCCAAGCCACAATCAGTAACAACGCCCACCAACCGGCTTTATTGCGGTCATGCAAACGCTTCACCAGCACCGCCGCCGTTGGCCACAGCAGCCCAACGATAAAAAAGGCGATGGTTTGGATATCCACCAGCTTATTGCTGGCGAGTGAAAAAGCCACCGCCATCAGCACTACCCACAGCACCATCCAAATCCAGAAATCACGCCGCCCAATTCGGCCCTTAAACG encodes the following:
- the fpr gene encoding ferredoxin--NADP(+) reductase; its protein translation is MADWVNGKVTQVKQWTDGLFSIIVDAPIDPFIAGQFAKLALEVDGERVQRAYSYVNAPSDPNLEFYLVTVPEGKLSPRLNQLRPGSDVMVTKEAAGFFVLDEVPECDTLWMLATGTAIGPYLSILQEGKGLERFKNLVLVHAARFARDLSYLPLMQQLQQRYNGKLRIQTIVSREEVPGSLTGRVPALIEDGRLEAAVGLTLDAETDHVMLCGNPQMVRDTQQTLKDQRQMRKHLRRKPGHITSEHYW
- a CDS encoding DUF805 domain-containing protein, which codes for MTIQQWCFSFKGRIGRRDFWIWMVLWVVLMAVAFSLASNKLVDIQTIAFFIVGLLWPTAAVLVKRLHDRNKAGWWALLLIVAWLLAAGNWQMLAPVWQWGVGRFIPTLIIVMMMIDLGAFVGTPEDNRFGPPAKPVKFGAD